The proteins below come from a single Eucalyptus grandis isolate ANBG69807.140 chromosome 3, ASM1654582v1, whole genome shotgun sequence genomic window:
- the LOC104439674 gene encoding stemmadenine O-acetyltransferase, with protein MATKIEVVSTETIKPSSPTPPHLRNFNFCLLDQLAPSFYVPVVLFYLAPDQKAAPDSALVSGNLKTSLAQALSLFYPLGGRVKGNAGIDCNDEGALYMEAKARFELSKVLSNPDIDQLQQFLPFSPSRVSTNIDEQVIVGVQANFFDCGGMGIGICISHKIADGASVSAFLNAWSEIANNGVDGEASLITPFLKASELFQPKDINYQMPSGVISREKLSTKRFCFNGESLACLRAGFGGANPTRVEAVTALIWKSAVAAARKRPEWKDKYPPSSAVIHAVNIRSRIRPQPLPETTLGNLVQAVVAPLMEPNKGDELQDFAGILKNSIRAIDSEYLSALQGENGLAKACENLMTTRKLAASSAIELYRFSSWARFPFYEADFGWGRPAWVCTIAPIKNLVILMGTRCGDGIEAWITLAEHDMIEFEHNDELLQFVSPNPRS; from the coding sequence ATGGCCACGAAAATTGAGGTTGTCTCCACAGAGACCATCAAGCCGTCCTCTCCAACTCCACCTCACCTAAGGAACTTCAATTTCTGCCTCCTCGACCAGCTGGCTCCATCGTTTTATGTTCCAGTAGTCCTGTTCTACTTGGCTCCTGACCAAAAGGCGGCGCCAGACTCAGCCTTGGTTTCGGGAAACTTGAAAACTTCGCTTGCGCAGGCGCTTTCCCTCTTCTACCCTCTAGGTGGAAGGGTGAAAGGAAATGCTGGCATTGATTGCAATGATGAGGGTGCACTCTATATGGAGGCGAAAGCTCGCTTCGAGCTGTCTAAAGTCCTTTCGAACCCAGACATCGATCAGCTGCAGCAATTCCTCCCATTCTCCCCAAGCAGAGTCAGTACCAACATTGACGAACAAGTCATTGTAGGGGTCCAAGCCAATTTTTTTGACTGTGGCGGCATGGGGATCGGCATCTGCATCTCTCACAAAATTGCTGATGGGGCGTCGGTTTCTGCTTTCCTCAACGCATGGTCTGAAATCGCCAACAATGGAGTCGACGGTGAAGCGAGCCTCATCACTCCCTTCCTGAAAGCATCCGAGCTCTTCCAACCAAAGGACATAAACTACCAAATGCCATCTGGAGTCATCAGCAGAGAGAAGCTTTCGACCAAGAGGTTTTGTTTCAACGGTGAGAGCTTGGCTTGCCTCAGGGCGGGGTTTGGTGGTGCCAATCCTACTCGTGTTGAGGCCGTGACCGCCCTCATATGGAAATCCGCCGTGGCAGCAGCAAGGAAGAGGCCAGAGTGGAAGGACAAGTATCCCCCATCGTCAGCAGTCATACATGCGGTGAACATCAGAAGCAGGATAAGGCCACAACCATTGCCTGAGACTACCTTGGGCAATCTGGTGCAGGCCGTTGTGGCACCACTCATGGAACCAAACAAGGGTGACGAATTGCAGGACTTTGCAGGCATTCTCAAAAATTCAATAAGGGCAATTGACAGCGAATATTTGAGCGCGCTTCAAGGCGAGAATGGATTGGCCAAGGCCTGCGAGAACCTCATGACGACACGGAAGCTGGCAGCGTCGTCTGCCATCGAGCTCTACAGGTTCAGCAGCTGGGCGAGGTTCCCGTTCTACGAGGCTGATTTCGGCTGGGGAAGACCTGCTTGGGTGTGTACCATTGCTCCCATAAAAAATTTGGTCATTTTGATGGGAACTAGATGCGGGGATGGGATCGAAGCATGGATCACCTTGGCCGAGCACGACATGATCGAGTTCGAGCACAACGATGAGTTGCTACAATTTGTTTCGCCAAACCCCCGATCATGA